One Xyrauchen texanus isolate HMW12.3.18 chromosome 44, RBS_HiC_50CHRs, whole genome shotgun sequence DNA segment encodes these proteins:
- the LOC127636997 gene encoding trace amine-associated receptor 13c-like codes for MKGQEGEQNKLLTGGDFLMAYETEDHETQYCFPAINSSCIKGKRSTHEYNFMYMFFSLLSAFTVFLNLLVIISISHFKKLHTPTNLLILSLAVADLLVGLIVIPVEGIKLIETCWFFGDTYCGLFITMSGLLLSASLSNLILIAVDRYMAVCHPLLYPQKITTIKTLMSICLCWFCCSIYNFTIVFSNSYFDTLHRTVCYGKCIVMISSAWSFTDLTLSFLFPCIVIFTLYLRIFCVAQRQVKAINSLLKGGKNVIENSARRKSESKAALTLGCIVTVYLCCWIPYYILSVTEQTIISSTTISILSWALYMNSSLNPLIYALFYHWFKISIKHILTLTIFQPASSLLDIFTDHS; via the exons ATGAAAGGTCAAGAAGGAGAGCAGAACAAACTCCTGACAG GAGGAGACTTCCTCATGGCCTATGAGACAGAGGATCATGAGACTCAATACTGCTTTCCTGCCATTAACTCATCATGTATCAAGGGAAAACGCTCCACGCATGAATACAATTTCATGTACATGTTCTTTTCCTTGTTGTCAGCATTTACAGTGTTTCTGAATCTGCTGGTGATCATCTCCATCTCTCACTTCAAGAAGCTCCACACTCCAACCAACCTGCTCATTCTCTCTCTGGCTGTGGCTGACCTGCTTGTTGGACTTATTGTGATACCTGTGGAGGGAATCAAACTCATTGAGACATGTTGGTTTTTTGGAGACACTTACTGTGGACTGTTTATAACAATGAGTGGGTTGCTTCTCTCAGCATCTCTcagtaatttaattttaattgctGTTGATCGATATATGGCTGTTTGTCACCCTTTACTGTATCcacagaaaataaccacaatcaaAACATTAATGAGCATCTGTCTCTGCTGGTTTTGCTGTTCAATTTACAATTTTACCATTGTATTTAGTAACAGTTATTTTGATACCTTACACAGAACAGTGTGTTATGGCAAGTGTATTGTCATGATCAGTTCTGCTTGGAGTTTCACTGATTTGACCTTATCCTTTCTATTTCCTTGTATTGTGATCTTCACTTTATATTTGAGGATATTCTGTGTTGCACAAAGGCAAGTGAAAGCTATAAACTCTCTTTTAAAGGGTGGGAAAAATGTCATAGAGAATTCAGCAAGGAGGAAATCTGAGAGCAAGGCTGCTCTAACATTAGGATGCATTGTTACAGTGTATCTGTGTTGCTGGATTCCATACTATATCTTGTCCGTAACAGAACAAACAATAATCTCTTCCACTACAATATCAATTCTATCATGGGCCTTGTATATGAACTCCAGTCTGAATCCTCTTATCTATGCTTTATTTTACCATTGGTTTAAAATATCAATTAAACACATATTAACTCTTACAATATTTCAGCCAGCATCTTCTCTGCTGGATATTTTTACAGATCATTCATAA
- the LOC127637026 gene encoding trace amine-associated receptor 13c-like — MKGLEREQNKLLTGGELLMGYETEDHETQYCFPAINSSCIKERRSIYEYNVMYLFFSLLSACTVFLNLLVIISISHFQMLHTPTNLLILSLAVADLLVGLIIMPIEAIKLIETCWYYGDTVCGLFMIITGLLLSASLSNLVLIAVDRYVAVCLPLLYPQKITTTKTIVSICICWSCCSAYNSAFVISNGYYTLHRKDVCYGKCTAMITSAWIFTDLTISFLFPCTVIITVYLRIFYVAHRQVKVINSLFKSGKCVMEGSVRRKSENKAALTLGIIVAIYLLCWIPYYILSLTESTVISTTTISILSWALYINSGLNPLIYAFFYHWFKMSIKYILTLKIFQTASSLMDIFT, encoded by the exons ATGAAAGGACTAGAAAGAGAGCAGAACAAACTCCTAACTGGAGGAGAGTTACTCATGGGCTATGAGACTGAAGATCACGAGACTCAATACTGCTTTCCAGCCATTAACTCATCGTGTATCAAGGAGAGGCGCTCTATATATGAATACAATGTCATGTACTTGTTTTTTTCATTGCTGTCAGCATGTACTGTGTTTCTAAACCTGTTGGTGATCATCTCCATCTCTCACTTCCAGATGCTCCACACTCCAACCAACCTGCTCATTCTCTCTCTGGCTGTGGCCGACCTGCTTGTTGGACTAATTATCATGCCCATAGAGGCCATTAAGTTGATTGAGACATGTTGGTATTATGGAGACACTGTTTGTGGACTATTTATGATAATCACTGGGTTGCTCCTCTCTGCATCTCTtagtaatttagttttaattgCTGTTGATCGTTATGTGGCTGTGTGTCTCCCTTTACTGTACCcacagaaaataaccacaactaaAACTATAGTGAGCATCTGTATTTGCTGGTCTTGCTGTTCAGCTTACAACAGTGCCTTTGTAATTAGTAACGGATATTATACCTTACATAGAAAAGACGTTTGTTATGGCAAGTGTACTGCTATGATTACATCTGCTTGGATATTCACTGATTTGACAATTTCCTTCTTGTTTCCTTGTACTGTGATCATCACTGTATATTTGAGGATATTCTATGTCGCTCATCGGCAAGTGAAAGTTATAAACTCTCTGTTTAAAAGTGGAAAATGTGTAATGGAAGGTTCTGTGAGGAGGAAATCCGAGAACAAGGCTGCTCTAACATTAGGAATCATTGTGGCAATATATCTGCTTTGCTGGATTCCATATTATATATTATCTCTAACAGAAAGTACAGTAATCTCTACCACTACAATATCAATTCTATCATGGGCCTTGTATATTAACTCTGGCTTGAATCCtcttatttatgcatttttttatcactggtttaaaatgtcaattaaatACATCTTAACTCTTAAaatatttcaaacagcatcatCCCTTATGG ATATCTTTACCTGA
- the LOC127637010 gene encoding trace amine-associated receptor 13c-like, whose product MAYETEDHETQYCFPTNNSSCIKGKRSINEYNVMYMFFSLLSAWTVFLNLLVIISISHFKKLHTPTNLLILSLAVADLLSGLIVIPIEAFRLIETCWYFGDYLCGLFVTITGLLFSISLSNLVLIAVDRYVGVCLPLLYPQKITMTTTSMSICFCWFCSLVYNITLVISNNFFDSSQRTDVCFGLCLVMNSSAWRYTDLTFSFLFPCSLIIILYLRIFYVAHRQVKVINSLLKFGKRGMEGSVRRKSESKAALTLGIIVTIHLLCWLPMYIFSFTGNTELTSVVVSFLIWVCYINSGLNPLIYALFYSWFRKSIIHILTLRIFQSASSLKDIFINYQS is encoded by the coding sequence ATGGCCTATGAGACTGAGGATCATGAGACTCAATACTGCTTTCCTACCAATAACTCATCATGTATCAAGGGGAAACGCTCCATAAATGAATACAATGTcatgtacatgtttttttcaTTGCTGTCAGCATGGACTGTGTTTCTGAATCTGTTGGTGATCATCTCCATCTCTCACTTCAAGAAGCTCCACACTCCAACCAACCTGCTCATTCTCTCTCTGGCTGTGGCCGACCTGCTTAGTGGACTTATTGTCATTCCCATAGAGGCCTTCAGGCTGATTGAGACCTGTTGGTACTTTGGAGACTATTTATGTGGATTGTTTGTAACAATCACTGGGCTGCTTTTCTCAATATCTCTTAGTAACTTGGTTTTAATTGCTGTTGATCgctatgtgggtgtgtgtctccCTTTACTATATCCACAAAAAATAACCATGACCACAACTTCAATGAGCATCTGTTTCTGCTGGTTTTGCTCTTTAGTTTACAACATTACCCTTGTGATCAGCAACAACTTTTTTGACTCCTCACAGAGAACAGATGTGTGTTTCGGATTATGCTTGGTTATGAATAGTTCTGCTTGGAGATACACTGATTTGACCTTTTCCTTCCTGTTTCCTTGTTCCCTgatcataattttatatttgagAATATTCTATGTCGCACATCGGCAAGTGAAAGTTATCAACTCTCTGTTGAAATTTGGAAAACGTGGAATGGAAGGTTCTGTGAGGAGGAAATCTGAAAGCAAGGCTGCTCTGACATTAGGAATCATTGTGACAATTCATCTTCTCTGCTGGTTGCCaatgtatattttttcttttactgGAAACACAGAATTGACCTCGGTAGTAGTAAGTTTTCTAATATGGGTCTGCTATATTAATTCAGGTCTGAATCCTCTTATCTACGCTTTATTTTACTCCTGGTTTAGAAAGTCAATCATACACATTCTAACTCTTAGAATATTTCAGTCAGCATCCTCTCTGAAGGACATTTTTATAAACTATCAATCATGA